In the genome of Planctomyces sp. SH-PL62, the window ACTGCTACGACGTCTTCGACGCCGCCGCCCCCTTCGGCGGCTTCAAGTCCAGCGGCATCGGCCGCGAGCTGGGCGAGAAGGCCCTCGACAACTACACCGAGCACAAGACGGTGACGGTGTCGTTGAAGTGAGGCGGATCGACCAACTGGAACTGCGTGGGGCGGGCTCTGCTTCGACTTGGCCCACCCCGCGTTTGCATCCTCGCGTGGTCGAAAAGATCCTGGAAGAGGTCACGGCCTCTGCCGAAGAATTGGTTGGCCGGTATGACCAGTAAGCTCGACTTCTCAGCGCTTCCTGATGACTCAGCCTTCGAAAGGCGGTCGATTCTCATTGGCCCAACAGACGCGTTGAAGAAACGCCTCCGATCAATGCCGCAGACGTTAGAGCGTGTGGAGAGTGCCATCATGTTCGCAGCTCAGGCGTCGAAGCAGTCTGAACCTTGGCGAGCGGCCGCATTCCTCCGGGCAGCACTTGCCGATTTCTGTTCAGTTGAGGAGATGCAGGAGCTTGATCGCGGCAAAGGGCCACGCTTCGCCGTCGCATCTTCCCTAAATCCACTCCTGCATATACTCAAGCTTATGCGGCATTTGAACATTCACGTGAAATCGCTCGCAATAAGACCGCACAAGATCAGCATCGTCTTTGACGGTATCGAAGACGATATGGATGTCTATGTAGTCTCGAATCTTGAGGCTCAAGATCTCGCTTCCTTGAAGAGTGGCCGATACTACGACCACTTTGATCTTGAACGCTGCGTGGATTGGTTCAACTTTCGTCAGACGGAGTGGGGTGCCGGAGACTTAATCTGCTTGGGTACGACAATTCTTGCTGAAGAAATCTGCACGCAGTTTAGGCTGTAGTCGTCCCGATGACGGCTAACCCTTCCTTCAAGCGGACCTGCCCGCCGAGAACGTCCACACGCTGCGAACCAAGTCGGAGCGCAGACGCCCCTCATCCTCGGTCGTGGTGGTAAGTCTGGTAGGCTGGGTCGAGACCCAGCACACGGAAGCCGTCGACGTGGGTCTCGGAATAGGAGAGGACGACGGATCCCGCCTTGGGCCGGGTCTTCAGGGGCGGCCCTAGCCGCGAGAGGACTTCGGCCCGTCTCATTCCGAGTCGGATCGATTCAAAACCCGTCTCTGTATACCCGGGCGCGTAGACCGTGCTATCGGATAGGAACTTGTAGGCGGCGCTCAGGAATCGCGGCGAAGCCGCGACGACGGCCACCGCCGCGACAAGCAGCATCATCCGGGCGATAGAGATCGACCGCTTCCCGGAGGCCTTCATGGGCGCTCGTTCGTCGGAGGGCGGGGGGCGGACCGCGGAGACCGCCGCGCGGGGTGGCGGCCTCCGCATGGGACTTACCTTAAGACCCCAGCCAGCTCGGCAGCTCGCCCTGGGCGGGGAGCTTGATGAGGCGGACGCTGAGGATGTCCGGGTGCTTGGCGACGGCGTCCAGGTCGTCCTGGGTGGGGATGCCGTCGAGGTTGACGACGCCGATGGCCTCGCCGCCGGGCTTCTCGCGGCCGACGTTCATCTGGGCGATGTTCACGCCCCGGTCGCCCAGGGTGGTGCCCAGGAAGCCGATCAGGCCGGGGCGGTCGTTGTGGGTGAAGGTCAGCAGCGGGCCGTCGAGGTGGGCGTCGAGCTGGAACGAGCCCAGCCGGACCAGCCGGAGGAACTCCTTGCCGAACAGGGTGCCGGCCGCGACGTAGGTCTTGCGGTCGGTGGTCACCTCGGCCTGGATCAGCGTGCCGAAGTCGCTGGGGGCGTCGACCGACTTCTCCTCGATGATCAGCCCGCGCTCGCGGGCGAAGGGGAGGGCGTTGACCAGGTTGACCGACTGGGCGAGCGAGGCCTCCATCAGGCCGGCGGCGAAGCAGGCGGTCAGGAGCTTGGTGTTCTTGTTGGCGGCGTCGCCGCGGTAGGTCAGCACGGCCTTGGTGATGGCGCCCCGGTCCATCTGGGCGTGGAGCAGGCCCAGCCGCCAGGCCAGGTCCAGGTGCCCGCGCAGGTCCTGCATCTCGGCCCGGTCGAGGGTCGGCGTGTTGACCGAGAACCGGACCTGGCCGCGGATCAGGTAGTCGCACAGCAGCCGGGCGGCCTCGACGGCCACGTTCACCTGGGCTTCCTCGGTGGAGGCGCCGAGGTGGGGGGTGACGACCGTCTTGGGGTGGGCGACGATCGGGTCGTCGGCCGGCGGCGGCTCGGTCTCGAAGACGTCCACCGCCGCGCCGGCCACCTTGCCCGAGTTCAGGGCTTCGAGCAGCGCGGCGTCGTCGATCAGGCCGCCCCGGGCGCAGTTGATGATGCGGACGGAGGGCTTCATGGAGGCGATCGCCGCGGCCGAGACGACGTGGCGGGTCTCGGGGGTCAGCGGCGTGTGCAGGGTGATGTAGTCGCACTGGGGCCAGAGGTCGTCGAGCTTGGGGACGAGCTCGACGCCGTGCTCCTGGGCCTTCTCGGCGGAGAGGAGCGGGTCATACCCCAGGACCTTCATCTCGAAGCCGAGGGCGCGCTGGGCGACGGCCAGGCCGACGCGGCCGAGGCCGACGACGCCCAGGGTCTTGCCCTCGAGCTGGACGCCGGTGAGGCTGTTGCGGTCCCACTTGCCGGCCTTCAGGCTGGCGTCGGCCTTGGTGGTGTTGCGCGACAGGGCGAGCATCAGGGCCATGGTCTGCTCGGCGGTGGAGATGGTGTTCCCCCCCGGCGTGTTCATCACGACGACGCCCTGGCGGGTGGCGGCCGGGACGTCGATGTTGTCGACGCCGACGCCGGCCCGGACGATCGCCTTGAGCCGGGTCTGGCCCTCCAGCACCTCGGCGGTGAGCTGGGTCCCGGAACGGATCGCGATGCCGTCGGCGTCCTTGAGGGCTTCCTTGAGCGCCTTGGGGTCCTTGGCCAGCTTGGAGTCGACGACGACCTCGACGTCCTTCTCGGCGCGGAGCAGCGCCAGGCCTTCTTCGGAGAGCTTGTCGGTCACGAGCACGCGGTAAGCCACGCTGATCACTCCGGGGATGTCGAACGAACGCCCAGGTCGGGAGGGGAAAGCCGGCGGGGCGGGGCCTCCGGCGGGCGTCCGAAGCGCCCCGCCGAGGGCCCCGCCCCCGTCGACGTCATTGATTGTGGATGGGACGCCCCGCTCGGGGGCGTCGGGTCGGGTCAGGCCAGGGCGGTCGCGCCCTTGCCGATCAGCACCTGCTGGGCGGCGGTGACGGCCTTGCCGGGCTCGACCTCGAAGCCGAGTTCGGCGAGCGTCATCTCCAGGGCCGCGAGGGCGGCCACCACGTCGAGCTCGTCGGTGTAGCCCATGTGGCCGATCCGGACGATCTTGCCCTTGAGCTTGGCCTGGCCGCCGACCGTGGTCACGCCGAACCGCTCGGCCATCTTGTTGCGGATCTGCGAGTCCTTCAGCCCCTCGGGGACGCGGAAGGCGGTCAGGCCCTCGGCGGGACGGGCGCTGAACAGCTCCAGGCCGAGCGCCTGGACGCCCGCCTGGCAGGCCTCGCTCATGACCTTGTGGCGGCTCCAGACGTTCTCGATCCCTTCGGCCCGGATCCGCTTCAGCGCCGTCCTGAGGGCCAGGATGAGCGTGTGGGCCGGGGTGTAGGGGGTGTCGAACTCCTTGGCCTTGGAGCGGGCGGCCTTGAGGTTGAAGTAGAAGCTGTGCGAGTCGAAGGCGTCGACCTTGGCCCAGGCCTTGGCGCTGAGGGAGATGAACGCCAGGCCGGGGGGGAGCATGAGGGCCTTCTGCGAGCCGGCGCAGAGGACGTCGATCCCCCACTCGTCGGTGCGGCACTCCATCGCGCCGACGCCCGAGATGCCGTCGACGATGTAGACCGCCTGCGAATCGGCGACGATCTTGCCGATGGCCTCGACCGGGTGGCCGGTGCCGGTGGAGGTCTCCGAGAGGGTCCCCAGCACGGCCACGGCGTCGGGGTGCTGCTTGAGGGCCTGGGCCACCTGGTCGGGGTCGACGGGCTTGCCCCACTCGGTGTCGATCATCACGGCTTCGACGCCGAACGCCTTGCAGATCGAGCCCCATCGGGCGGCGAAGTGGCCGGCGTTGAGCACCAGGGCCTTGCCGCCGGGGGGGATGACGTTGACGACCGCCGCTTCCATCGCGCCGGTGCCGGACGACGTCAGGATCATCACGTCGTTCTTGGTCTGGAAGACCTCCTTGAGGCCCTCCGCGACCTCGACGATGACCTGCTTGGCCTCGTCGGAGCGGTGGTGGATGACCGGCCTGGCCAGTTCGAGCAGCACGTCCTCGGGGACCATCGCGGGGCCCGGGGTCATCAATCGCGGCTTGCGCATCGACTCAGTGTCCTTACGGTTGCGACCGGGTGGGGAGGCCGTCGGGGCTCCCGGTTCGTCGAGAACTCTATTCTAGTGCCGCGAACCGTCCCCTGTAAGGGGACTTCCCGGCGGCGTCGACCGGACTCAGCGCGTCGGGGGGGCGTCGCGCCCCGATAGACGGCGTCGGCGTCGAAGACGGGCGTCCCTTCCGCCTCCAGGCGGCCGTCCTCGGCGAGCCGGCGGAAGAAGCAGCTTCGATAGCCTTCGTGGCAGGCGCCCCCGACCTGGCGGACCTTCAGGAGCAGGACGTCGGCGTCGCAGTCGACGTGGATCGACTCGACGTGCTGGACGTGGCCCGAGGACTCCCCCTTGAGCCACTGCCGCCGCCGGGAGCGCGAATAGTAGTGGGCCAGGCCGGTCTCCAGGGTCTTGCGGAGCGCGGCCTCGTCCATCCAGGCCATCATGAGGACCTCGTTGGTCCCGGAATCCTGGGCGATCGCCGCGACCAGGCCGTCGGCGTTCCAGGCGATCTCTCGCGGGAGGGCGGTTTCGGGGCGGTCGCTGGCGCTCGGGGCGGGGGGCATCAGTCTCTTCCCATCGTTTCCAGGAGTCGCCTGGCGCGCCGGTCGACCCCGAGGAGCCCGAAGGCGGGGGCGAGCCGGACGGCCTCGTACAAGAAGGGCCGGGCGACGGCGGCGAAGCCGGCGTCCAGCAGGGTCTCCCCGGCGTCGAGGGCGAGTCGGGGGGACTCGGCCGAGTCGTCGAGGAGCCGGCGATAGGCGTCGGCGGCCTCCTCGGGCCGGCCGGTCCGGGCGAAGATCTCGGCCCGCCAGACGTCGAACCCGCGCACCTGGGCGGGGTCGGCGAGGGGGCGGATCCGCTCGATCCAGTCGAGGGCGGCCTCGGGGCGGTCCCGCTGCATCTCGCGACGGACGAGGCTCGAGGCCAGGTCCTCGGCGTCGACGCGGGCGAGGCCGTCGGGGCGGCGGCGGAGCAGCTCCTCGGCCAGGGGGGCCGTCAGGGCGTCGTCGCGCAGGCCCTTCGCCGAGAGGAAGGCGTCGATGAGCTGATGGTCGTCCAGGTCCTCGGGGACCAGGGCCTTCAGCTCCCACGGGCTGGCGCAGCTCAGGTCGGCGGACTCAGTCGAGGCCGGGTCGTCCAGGTCCAGGCCCAGGCGGCGGCGGAGCCGGTCGAACGGGTAGCCCTGGTAGAGCGCCGCCGAGCCGGGCCGGGCGCCGAGCTGCTCGCGGAGCCGGACGACGGCGGCGAGCTTGGCCCGCGCCTGGTCGTCCCCGGCGTGGGCGTCGTGCGCCGCGGCGAGCGGCGAGAGGCCGTCGAGGCCCTGCCGGGACTGGTGGAGCCAGCGATCCTCGTAGTAGTTCTCGACGACCTCGCGGGTCCAGCGGTCGGCGTCGGCCCGGTCGCGGCCTTCGGGGAGCCGGACCGTCCAGAGGGCCGCGTCGAGGAACGGCAGCGGGAGGGGCGCGGCGGCCCGTTCCACGGCCTCCCCCGGGTCGCCGATCATGAGCCGGAGCCGCTCCTCGGCCTGCTCCAGGCCGTCGACGCGGGGGCTGGAGAGCCGGATCGTCTCCGGCGAGACGTAGATGGTGGCGAGCACATGGGGGAGGTCGGCCGCCGCCACGCCGTCCCCCTGGCCGGGGGCGGGGAACGGGCGGTCGAGCCACTCCAGGACCTCGACGTCCGGGACTGCGTCGTCCGGGCGGCTGGGGTCGCGGGGGGTGGGGATGCGGCGGATCTCGGGGAAGAGGGCCAGGAGGTCGTCGACCTCGGCCTCGCCCCGGGGGAAGTTGCAGGCGTACCGGAGGTCGTCGGCGAGGACCTCGGCGCCTCCCCCCTGGCGGAGGACCTCGGCCAGGGTCCAGGCCTCGACGGCCCCCTCGCCGGCGTGCGAGGCCTCCAGCGCCGTCACCCGGTCCAGGCACTCGACGGCCTCGACGTCGCGGCCCCGCCAGGCCAGGCAGAGGGCGCGGTTGAACCAGGCCTCGACGTCGTCGGGGGCGTCCTGGATCAGGCGGTCGAAGACGGCCGCGGCGGCGTCCAGCTCGTCGGCGCCGCCGTCCCTCATCCGAAGGTCCCAGCGCGCCCGCTGGTCGGGCGTGCGGGGCTGGCGGAAGCGGTAGGTCTTGCGCGCGGCCAGGGGGAGTTCCTGGGCGCTTTCCAGGGTCGCCAGGGCCTTCCGCGCGGCCTCCGAACCGGGCTCCAGCCGCAGGGCCCGCTGCCAGGCGCCCCAGGCCGCGAGCGGACGCTGGGACATCAGATGGTTCCAGCCCTCATGGACGAGGGCCAGGGCCGTTTCGCTGTCGTTCCGGGTCGAGGAGGTCATCCGCGGGGTCCTGAACTGGGGGGCGGTTCCGGTCGAGGCGCCGCGCCGTCGGGGGCGTTCGTTCGTTCCCAGGGAGAGGCGAGAGGACGCGGGTCGTCCGGATCAACGGCCGGGGAAAATGATCCGCGGCTTCTCCGCCGGGTCGGTCGACGGCGCCGTGCCGCTCCCGGGGGTCCAGATCCCGCCGCCGCCGCCCGCACCGCCGCCGCCCGACTGGGAGCCGGGGGTCCAGAGCCCGCCCCCCGCCGCCCCGCCGCCGGCCGCCTGCACGCGGGGGCCGTAGCGCATCAGCAGGCTGTAGAGCATGGACGGGTCGGCGACGTACTTCGACGGGTCCTCGGGGGAGGGGGCGACCTGGATCAGGCCCAGTTCGATCATGTGCGAGAGCACCTTCTGCATCCCCGCGGCGTCCCCCTCGTAGCGGCCCATCACGGCGGCCACTTCGGGGACCCAGGACTCGGGCTCGTCGAACATCGTCCGGATCCGGACGTCCAGCATGTCCCACGACGGGGCCGACGCCTGCCGACGCGCCGCCGGCTCGGATTCGCGACCCTTGCGGACCCAGTCGAGGGCCTCGTCGCGGCCCCCTCGGATCGCGGCGTCGATGGCCAGCTCGGTGAAGATCTGGATCGTCGGGAACCCTTCGCGTTCCAGCAGCCGGCGTCGCGTGGCGATCTCGCGGGCGGACCGGGCGATCACGATGGGATCGCCCCAGGTGTTGGCCCGCGCATGCAGGTCGACCAGGCGTTCGTCGTCCAGGCCGTTGGGGTCGATCCGCGAGAGCCGGCCGATGTGGACGTCGTCGAGCTCCACGTCGAACGGGTCGAGCGCCGGCTCCGGCGGGACGCCCAGGCCGGCCCGCAGCGCGTCCCAGTCGATCCAGCCCGACCAGTCGCCGTGCGATTCCAGGAGCGTCAACGCGGCCCGGAGGGGGATCTCGAACCGGCCGTCGCGGCCCGCCTCTTCAGGCGTCTTGCCCCCCAGGAAGACCATGGGGGTCTTGGTCCAGCGGTTCTTCACCCGCTCCGCGCCCAGTTGCGCGACCAGCCGCTGCTGCTCCGCCAGGGGGAGCGCGGCGGGGGGCTGGCAGGCGACGTCGAGCACCAGGGATTGGCGGGAGACGGGCCCCAGGATCTTGGTGCGGGGGTGGGCCGGGGGGATGGCCTGGCCGGCGATCGCGGCGAGCCGGTCGATCAGGCCGTTGAGCCGGCCGTCGTCGAACGTCTCCAGCTTGAGGACGTCGTCCTCCACGAGGATCGTCCCGGCGACCAGCGCCAGGTCGTCCGGCCCGACGTCCGTCTTCTCATCGAGGCGGGGCCGATCCAGCAGCGAGAATTCGAGGGTCGAATCCGCTTCCGGATCCTGGTCGGGCGAGCGGCGTTCGACGCAGCTCGGGTCGTCGCGGAGCCGGCGGATCAGGTCGTCGCGGTCGCGGAGAGGCCAGGAGAGCTCGACTTCCTCGATCGGGTCGTCGCCGACCTCGACGTCGATGAGCTGGCAGAGGGCCTCGAGGTCGACGGCGTCGGTGGTCGCCGAGACCGCCCCGAGCCCGCGGCGGATCGCCGCGACGGCCCCCGCGTGGTCGGCCAGGCGGAGCCGGCAGAGGCCCTGGCTCACGTCGGCGGCGCGGCCGATCTGGGGGTCGGACGAGAGGAGCTCGAAGGCCGCCGAGGCCCGCTCCAGCAGCCCCCGGTCGGCCCAGGCCGCGGCCTCCTCGTATCGCCGCCGCGCGTCGTCGCCGGCGGTCGCGGGGCAGGGGAGCAGCTTGTACGGGTGCTTCAGCCAGGGGGAGGTCGACGCGGTTCCGCGGATCGTCGCCATCAGCTCGTCGCGCATCGCCGCGACCTGGCCCGTGCCGTCGCCCACCAGCCCCAGGAGCTCGAGCGACGCCGGGACGAAGCCGGCCCGATAGAGGGTGGCGCCGAGGGCCGTCGCCACCTCGGCGGGGAGGGCCTCGGACTCGTCGGCGGCCCGCGCCAGCATCTCCTGGAACTGGTCGACGGCGCGGCGGATCTGGCCCGTGGCCTGGAGCAGCCGGAGCTTGATGCTCTGGGCGCCGCGGTGCTCGGGATGGCTCTCGAGCAGCTTCTCGGCCCCTTCCAGGGCCTCCTCGGGGCGGCCCAGCACGGCCAGCAGGATCGCCCTGCGGAGCGCGAGCCAGGGGGTGTCGGGGAGCTTGGAGAGGCCTTCGTTCAAGACCGCAAGGGCGGCCTCGCTCTGGCCGTTCCGCTCCAGCCGCATCGCGCGGTCGACGTACGTTTCCGCCCTATGGCAGCACCACTTGAACTTCTGACCGCTGCCGCAGGGGCAAGGGGAATACGAGTCGACCGGCGGCATCGTCGTCATTTCCTTCGGGAGAGGGGACCACGCGAGCACTCTGGCCACACTAGCAAAATGGCCGCGCCGGCGTCTATGCTGATGCCGACGCCCCCGGACGCCGCGCGGCGCATCCTCGGAACGTCCTTCCCTCTCGGCCCGGAGCGGTCCCGACATGCCAACCGACGCAACCCCGAAGCGGCCGGCGACCGGCCTCGCGAAGCTCCCGAGGTCCCGCGCGGGCCGCCTCGCCGTCCTCGTCTCGACCGTGCTGATCGCGGCCCCGCTCGCGGCTCCCAGGCCGGCGCTGGCCTGGGGCCGCAACGCCCATCGGGCCGCCACCCGCCTGGCCGAGAGCCGCTTGACGCCCGAGGCCCGCGCCCTCGTGCGGGAGCTGCTGGACGACGGCGAGTCGCTCGTCGACGCTTCGACCTGGGCCGACGAGCACAGCCGGGAGATCCCCGGCAGCGGCTCCTGGCATTTCGTCAACGTGCCGATCACGGCCGACCGCTACTCGGCCGATCATTGCCGGGACGACTGCGTCGTGTCTCGGCTGGCCGAGTTCCGCGCGATCCTCGCCGATCCCACCGCGCCGAAGCCCCGGCGGCGGATGGCGCTCCGCTACGTGGTCCACCTCGTCGAGGACCTCCACCAGCCGATGCACGTCGGCGACCGCCGCGATCGCGGCGGCAACGCGGTCCAGCTCTCCTACTTCCGCGACGAGTCCACGAACCTGCACCAGGTCTGGGATTCGGGCATCCTTCGCGTCGGCTTCCGCAACGAGCGCGAGCTGGCCGACGCCCTCTTCGTCCTGGCCCGCCGGCCCGAGGCCCGGGGATGGCTCGCGGGGACGGCCGAGGACTGGGCCGACGAGAGCCTGGCGGCGGCGAAGAAGGCGTATCGCGTCCCCGGCTCCGGCGAGCCCCTGCGCACCGGCGCCCGGCTCGGTCGGGAGTATCAGGACGCGAACCTCCCGATCGCCGTCGAACGCCTGGCCCGCGCCGGGATGCGGCTCTCCGACGTCCTCAACGCCGACCTCGCGACGGCGAAGAAGGCGCCGAACGCCGTCCCCGCCCCCCATTTCCGGGAGCGGGACCGCCAGCCGAACCGGAAGGCTCCCGCTCAGTCCGCCCCGCGCTGATCGGCCTTGGGCGCGGGCGTCGTTTCGCCCTTCGCCTCGGCGTCGGCGGGCTTGCCGGCGTCGTCCTTCTTCGGCTCCTCGACCCCGTGCTCGACGGGGCGACGGCCGAAGATCTGCTCATGATTCGGGAATCCGTACTTGCGGATGATGGGGCCGCTCATGGCGTGCTTCCTCTGGTGTGTCTTCTCATCTTCCCGAATTATAACGTCCGCCGGATGAGGGGACCGTCATCGCGGACGAACCAAACCACCGGCGGTTTCCATCAAGGAGGACCAACTGAAAGAGCGACGGCCTTCGCGCTCGTCGCCCCCTCATCCGCCGCTGCGCGGCGCCTTCTCCCACGAGGGGAGAAGGCGCGCGTCGGCGGCTTCCTCGCCGGTCTTCGCGCCCGTCAGGCGCCGGCCTTGGCCTGACCTTCGGCGAAGGCCTGGTCGAAGAGGCGTCCGGGGGTGGGGAAGCTCATCCGTTCCTTGATGAAGCGGGCGGCCTCGGCGGCGCCGAACTCGCGGTCCATGCCGGGGTCTTCCCACTCGACGGAGAGGGGGCCTTCATAGCCGATCTCGTTGAGGGCGCGGGTGATGGAGTCGAAGTCCACCTGGCCGCGGCCCGGCGAGCGGAAGTCCCAGCCCCGGCGGGGGTCGCCGAAGTTGATGTGCGAGCCCAGGATGCCCGACTTGCCGTCGAGGGTCCGGGCGGCGTCCTTGACGTGGACGTGGTAGATGCGGTCCGGGAAGGCCCGGATGAACGCGACCGGGTCGACGAACTGCCAGATCAGGTGGCTGGGGTCGAAATTGAAGCCGAATTCCGGGCGGTGGTTCACGGCCTTGAGCGCCGTCTCCGCCGAGTACAGGTCGAAGGCGATCTCGGTGGGGTGGACTTCCAGGCCGAACTTCAGGCCCAGCTTCTTGAACTCGTCGAGGATCGGGTTGAAGCGGTCGGCGAAGTCCTTGAACCCGGCCTCGATCATGGCGTCGGAGACCGGCGGGAACGAATAGAGCAGGTGCCAGATCGACGAGCCGGTGAAGCCGTTGACGATCTTCACGCCGAGCTTCGCGGCGGCGCGGGCGGTGTCGATCATCTCCTGGGCGGCGCGCTCCTTCACCCCTTCGGGCTTGCCGTCGCCCCAGACGTGGGGGGGCAGGATCAGCTTGTGGCGTTCGTCGATGACGTCGCAGATCGCCTGGCCGACGAGGTGGTTGGAGATCGCCCAGGTCTTCAGCCCATACTTGGCCAGCATGTCGTGCCGGCCCTGGCAGTACTTGTCGTCGTTGAGGGCCTTCTGGACGTTGAAGTGGTCGCCCCAGCAGGGCAGTTCGATCCCCTCATACCCCCACTTGGCGGCCTTTTCGCAGATCGATTCGATCGGAAGGTCGGCCCACTGGCCGGTGAAGAGCGTCACGGGACGCGACATGATGCGATCTCCCTGCATGGGGAAGGAGGAGGAACCGAGGAGTCGGGGCACGACCCGGCGACGACGACGGGGCGCGTCGTGTAGAGCCTCGCGGAAAAGGCAAAATAGCGCCCCCCCGGCGCATTGTCAACAATTTGACGGCCCGCCCGCGCGGGAGGATAATGGGCGCTCGGCGGCGATTCCCGCTCTCCCCGACGACCCCGCGCGACCTGTCATGCCACCAACCGCCGTTCTCTTCGACTTCGACGGCGTGATCGCCGACACCGAAAACTACCACGTCGCCGCCTGGCAGCGCACGCTGATCCGCATGGGATGGGAGCTGGCCGACGAGGCTGCCGCCCCCTCCGCGGAGATGGACGACCGCGCCTTCGCGGCCGAGCTGTTCGCCGCGCGCGGGCTCGACGAGGCCGACGTCGAGGGCTGGGTCCGCAAGAAGCAGGACCTGACCGTCCAGATGATCCGTCTCCACCCCCGGATCTACCTCGGCGTCGCCGAGCTGTTCCGCGCCCTCTCCGGCCGCGCCCGGCTCGCCGTCGTCTCGACCACCTGGCGGGAGAACGTCGAGGCGTTCCTGGACGCCGCGGGGCTGGCCGACGCCGTCGAGCTGATCGTCGCCAAGGAGGACGAGGCGGC includes:
- a CDS encoding HAD family hydrolase; translation: MPPTAVLFDFDGVIADTENYHVAAWQRTLIRMGWELADEAAAPSAEMDDRAFAAELFAARGLDEADVEGWVRKKQDLTVQMIRLHPRIYLGVAELFRALSGRARLAVVSTTWRENVEAFLDAAGLADAVELIVAKEDEAAPKPAPDAYLLALERLGAAPADAIAVEHSPEGLAAASAAGLPRLAVGHRRERGDWIGEARFVPSFEDLAEVLEQLGFSERKPS
- a CDS encoding tetratricopeptide repeat protein; this translates as MTSSTRNDSETALALVHEGWNHLMSQRPLAAWGAWQRALRLEPGSEAARKALATLESAQELPLAARKTYRFRQPRTPDQRARWDLRMRDGGADELDAAAAVFDRLIQDAPDDVEAWFNRALCLAWRGRDVEAVECLDRVTALEASHAGEGAVEAWTLAEVLRQGGGAEVLADDLRYACNFPRGEAEVDDLLALFPEIRRIPTPRDPSRPDDAVPDVEVLEWLDRPFPAPGQGDGVAAADLPHVLATIYVSPETIRLSSPRVDGLEQAEERLRLMIGDPGEAVERAAAPLPLPFLDAALWTVRLPEGRDRADADRWTREVVENYYEDRWLHQSRQGLDGLSPLAAAHDAHAGDDQARAKLAAVVRLREQLGARPGSAALYQGYPFDRLRRRLGLDLDDPASTESADLSCASPWELKALVPEDLDDHQLIDAFLSAKGLRDDALTAPLAEELLRRRPDGLARVDAEDLASSLVRREMQRDRPEAALDWIERIRPLADPAQVRGFDVWRAEIFARTGRPEEAADAYRRLLDDSAESPRLALDAGETLLDAGFAAVARPFLYEAVRLAPAFGLLGVDRRARRLLETMGRD
- a CDS encoding S1/P1 nuclease is translated as MPTDATPKRPATGLAKLPRSRAGRLAVLVSTVLIAAPLAAPRPALAWGRNAHRAATRLAESRLTPEARALVRELLDDGESLVDASTWADEHSREIPGSGSWHFVNVPITADRYSADHCRDDCVVSRLAEFRAILADPTAPKPRRRMALRYVVHLVEDLHQPMHVGDRRDRGGNAVQLSYFRDESTNLHQVWDSGILRVGFRNERELADALFVLARRPEARGWLAGTAEDWADESLAAAKKAYRVPGSGEPLRTGARLGREYQDANLPIAVERLARAGMRLSDVLNADLATAKKAPNAVPAPHFRERDRQPNRKAPAQSAPR
- the hisI gene encoding phosphoribosyl-AMP cyclohydrolase → MPPAPSASDRPETALPREIAWNADGLVAAIAQDSGTNEVLMMAWMDEAALRKTLETGLAHYYSRSRRRQWLKGESSGHVQHVESIHVDCDADVLLLKVRQVGGACHEGYRSCFFRRLAEDGRLEAEGTPVFDADAVYRGATPPRRAESGRRRREVPLQGTVRGTRIEFSTNREPRRPPHPVATVRTLSRCASRD
- a CDS encoding sugar phosphate isomerase/epimerase family protein; translation: MSRPVTLFTGQWADLPIESICEKAAKWGYEGIELPCWGDHFNVQKALNDDKYCQGRHDMLAKYGLKTWAISNHLVGQAICDVIDERHKLILPPHVWGDGKPEGVKERAAQEMIDTARAAAKLGVKIVNGFTGSSIWHLLYSFPPVSDAMIEAGFKDFADRFNPILDEFKKLGLKFGLEVHPTEIAFDLYSAETALKAVNHRPEFGFNFDPSHLIWQFVDPVAFIRAFPDRIYHVHVKDAARTLDGKSGILGSHINFGDPRRGWDFRSPGRGQVDFDSITRALNEIGYEGPLSVEWEDPGMDREFGAAEAARFIKERMSFPTPGRLFDQAFAEGQAKAGA
- a CDS encoding SEC-C domain-containing protein, translated to MPPVDSYSPCPCGSGQKFKWCCHRAETYVDRAMRLERNGQSEAALAVLNEGLSKLPDTPWLALRRAILLAVLGRPEEALEGAEKLLESHPEHRGAQSIKLRLLQATGQIRRAVDQFQEMLARAADESEALPAEVATALGATLYRAGFVPASLELLGLVGDGTGQVAAMRDELMATIRGTASTSPWLKHPYKLLPCPATAGDDARRRYEEAAAWADRGLLERASAAFELLSSDPQIGRAADVSQGLCRLRLADHAGAVAAIRRGLGAVSATTDAVDLEALCQLIDVEVGDDPIEEVELSWPLRDRDDLIRRLRDDPSCVERRSPDQDPEADSTLEFSLLDRPRLDEKTDVGPDDLALVAGTILVEDDVLKLETFDDGRLNGLIDRLAAIAGQAIPPAHPRTKILGPVSRQSLVLDVACQPPAALPLAEQQRLVAQLGAERVKNRWTKTPMVFLGGKTPEEAGRDGRFEIPLRAALTLLESHGDWSGWIDWDALRAGLGVPPEPALDPFDVELDDVHIGRLSRIDPNGLDDERLVDLHARANTWGDPIVIARSAREIATRRRLLEREGFPTIQIFTELAIDAAIRGGRDEALDWVRKGRESEPAARRQASAPSWDMLDVRIRTMFDEPESWVPEVAAVMGRYEGDAAGMQKVLSHMIELGLIQVAPSPEDPSKYVADPSMLYSLLMRYGPRVQAAGGGAAGGGLWTPGSQSGGGGAGGGGGIWTPGSGTAPSTDPAEKPRIIFPGR
- a CDS encoding pyridoxal-phosphate-dependent aminotransferase family protein — encoded protein: MRKPRLMTPGPAMVPEDVLLELARPVIHHRSDEAKQVIVEVAEGLKEVFQTKNDVMILTSSGTGAMEAAVVNVIPPGGKALVLNAGHFAARWGSICKAFGVEAVMIDTEWGKPVDPDQVAQALKQHPDAVAVLGTLSETSTGTGHPVEAIGKIVADSQAVYIVDGISGVGAMECRTDEWGIDVLCAGSQKALMLPPGLAFISLSAKAWAKVDAFDSHSFYFNLKAARSKAKEFDTPYTPAHTLILALRTALKRIRAEGIENVWSRHKVMSEACQAGVQALGLELFSARPAEGLTAFRVPEGLKDSQIRNKMAERFGVTTVGGQAKLKGKIVRIGHMGYTDELDVVAALAALEMTLAELGFEVEPGKAVTAAQQVLIGKGATALA
- the serA gene encoding phosphoglycerate dehydrogenase, whose protein sequence is MAYRVLVTDKLSEEGLALLRAEKDVEVVVDSKLAKDPKALKEALKDADGIAIRSGTQLTAEVLEGQTRLKAIVRAGVGVDNIDVPAATRQGVVVMNTPGGNTISTAEQTMALMLALSRNTTKADASLKAGKWDRNSLTGVQLEGKTLGVVGLGRVGLAVAQRALGFEMKVLGYDPLLSAEKAQEHGVELVPKLDDLWPQCDYITLHTPLTPETRHVVSAAAIASMKPSVRIINCARGGLIDDAALLEALNSGKVAGAAVDVFETEPPPADDPIVAHPKTVVTPHLGASTEEAQVNVAVEAARLLCDYLIRGQVRFSVNTPTLDRAEMQDLRGHLDLAWRLGLLHAQMDRGAITKAVLTYRGDAANKNTKLLTACFAAGLMEASLAQSVNLVNALPFARERGLIIEEKSVDAPSDFGTLIQAEVTTDRKTYVAAGTLFGKEFLRLVRLGSFQLDAHLDGPLLTFTHNDRPGLIGFLGTTLGDRGVNIAQMNVGREKPGGEAIGVVNLDGIPTQDDLDAVAKHPDILSVRLIKLPAQGELPSWLGS